One genomic region from Streptomyces sp. NBC_01304 encodes:
- a CDS encoding FkbM family methyltransferase: MTVAARIGPLLPARLVGSLAQFVYPRFEPELAHLADFCPAGCDTAVDVGGWFGPWSHRLARRARRVVAVEPVPHLAHTLESTTPSNVDVVQAAASDRRGTARLWLPQGDRGERGVSSLVRRDIHARAVDVPCLTLDGLGLREVDFIKIDVDGNELAVLRGAESLLDRDRPALIVELEARIQPMGPVVSLLASHGYRGWVLPERSWVPLDDFDLAGHQARREYVVRRGLLRRVLPFRGPRYVNSVLFLPDGRQPG; the protein is encoded by the coding sequence ATGACCGTCGCCGCACGCATCGGCCCGCTGCTTCCCGCCCGACTGGTCGGATCCCTGGCCCAGTTCGTCTATCCCCGCTTCGAACCGGAGCTCGCCCATCTCGCCGACTTCTGCCCGGCCGGCTGCGACACGGCGGTCGACGTCGGCGGCTGGTTCGGGCCCTGGTCACACCGGCTCGCGCGGCGGGCCCGGCGGGTGGTCGCGGTCGAGCCGGTGCCGCACCTGGCCCACACTCTTGAGTCGACCACGCCGTCCAACGTCGACGTCGTCCAGGCCGCGGCCTCGGACCGGCGGGGCACTGCCCGGCTGTGGCTGCCGCAGGGGGATCGGGGCGAGCGGGGAGTGTCGTCGCTGGTACGCCGCGACATTCATGCCCGGGCGGTGGATGTGCCCTGTCTGACGCTGGACGGGCTCGGGTTGCGCGAGGTCGACTTCATCAAGATCGATGTGGATGGGAACGAGTTGGCGGTGCTCAGAGGCGCCGAGTCCCTCCTCGACCGGGACCGCCCGGCGCTCATCGTCGAGTTGGAGGCGCGCATCCAGCCGATGGGGCCGGTGGTGTCGCTGCTCGCGTCGCACGGGTATCGGGGGTGGGTGCTGCCCGAGCGGTCGTGGGTGCCGCTCGACGACTTCGACCTGGCCGGTCATCAGGCGCGTAGAGAGTACGTCGTCCGACGCGGGCTGCTGCGTCGGGTGCTGCCCTTCCGTGGGCCTCGGTATGTGAACTCCGTGCTGTTCCTGCCGGACGGTCGGCAGCCTGGGTGA
- a CDS encoding Trm112 family protein translates to MNSDDPLLKILACPLDKGPLHLLTPEDTLYNPRLRRRYPIIDGIPQLLPASGEQVSDDEHESLLKRIEAGEASEVT, encoded by the coding sequence TTGAACTCCGACGACCCGCTGCTGAAAATCCTCGCGTGCCCCCTCGACAAGGGCCCGCTGCACCTCCTCACCCCGGAGGACACGCTCTACAACCCCCGCCTTCGCCGCCGCTACCCGATCATCGACGGCATCCCGCAACTCCTCCCCGCCTCCGGCGAGCAGGTGTCCGACGACGAGCACGAGAGTCTCCTCAAGCGAATCGAGGCGGGCGAGGCCAGCGAGGTGACGTGA